One Desulfonatronum thiodismutans DNA segment encodes these proteins:
- a CDS encoding flavodoxin family protein: protein MKALAVNGSPRKGGNTEILLRNVLDPLGQAGWETRLLQVGGGKIGGCIACYKCFENKDLRCAVTKDDCNDVLAEVWTADALIFGSPTYFTDVSAEMKALLDRLGLVSLANGGALQGKIGAAVVAVRRGGGTHVFDTINHMFLMSSMIVPGSSYWNLGFGLNKGDVLQDAEGLQNMRHLGRTIDWLGKAIKPHQADFPPTVASGEETSG, encoded by the coding sequence ATGAAGGCTTTAGCCGTAAATGGAAGTCCCAGGAAAGGTGGAAACACGGAAATCCTCTTGCGTAATGTTCTGGACCCGCTTGGGCAAGCCGGTTGGGAGACCCGTCTGCTTCAGGTCGGAGGAGGAAAAATCGGCGGCTGCATCGCCTGTTACAAGTGTTTCGAAAACAAGGATCTGCGTTGCGCGGTGACCAAGGACGACTGTAACGACGTCCTGGCCGAGGTCTGGACCGCGGATGCGTTGATTTTCGGATCTCCGACCTACTTCACCGACGTCAGCGCAGAAATGAAGGCTCTGCTTGATCGCCTCGGTCTGGTCAGCCTGGCCAACGGCGGCGCGTTGCAAGGCAAGATAGGGGCCGCCGTAGTCGCGGTCCGCCGAGGAGGGGGAACGCACGTCTTCGACACCATCAACCACATGTTTTTGATGTCGTCCATGATCGTTCCAGGCTCATCTTACTGGAATCTGGGGTTCGGTCTGAACAAAGGAGATGTACTCCAGGACGCGGAAGGCCTGCAAAACATGCGGCACCTCGGCCGGACCATCGACTGGCTGGGCAAGGCCATAAAACCGCACCAGGCCGACTTCCCACCGACCGTTGCCTCAGGTGAAGAGACTTCGGGCTAG
- a CDS encoding helix-turn-helix domain-containing protein: MDLREIGKLLREERLRQGVELPAAAKVTKIGTSALEAIEEGDETPLPNPVYIKGFIRNYARFLKLDQSVVDNALGEVRFVSGNAMWSPPQSLPVARRSPLGWKIGLTALALIVLAGGGIALLQFSSNNGSVQVSDTPPVSPDSPSQPPELQAVQPTWPSTSKPHQEQAENVAAPHEAFTEAPASPTVAQEQAAVQEQAQDSDEAPTVHPDMNLQMVELDNMRLTRRPGNLRADFDIRNLSNDLISGSISISFISKDDHTFPALGNEEIPRFSIRNFRPVSTRLHLPPELNLDDVSRVQFVVTGSDGTDVLVKTYPIDRN, from the coding sequence ATGGACTTGCGGGAAATTGGAAAACTTCTCAGGGAGGAACGCTTGCGGCAGGGCGTGGAACTCCCGGCCGCGGCCAAAGTTACCAAAATCGGGACCTCCGCTTTGGAGGCCATTGAAGAAGGTGATGAAACCCCTTTGCCGAATCCGGTTTACATCAAGGGGTTTATTCGAAATTACGCTCGCTTTCTAAAGCTTGATCAATCAGTGGTCGACAACGCCCTGGGCGAAGTGCGATTCGTGAGCGGCAATGCCATGTGGTCCCCCCCACAGAGCTTGCCCGTCGCCCGGAGGTCGCCTTTGGGATGGAAAATCGGGCTCACCGCCCTCGCGCTAATCGTCCTGGCGGGGGGAGGAATTGCGTTGCTCCAGTTCAGCTCGAACAATGGGAGCGTACAGGTCTCGGACACGCCCCCCGTCTCACCGGATTCTCCGTCCCAGCCTCCTGAGCTCCAAGCCGTGCAACCAACGTGGCCCTCCACCTCGAAGCCGCATCAGGAGCAGGCCGAAAACGTGGCGGCACCACATGAAGCCTTTACTGAGGCACCAGCCTCGCCGACAGTTGCCCAGGAACAGGCTGCGGTTCAAGAGCAAGCTCAAGACTCTGACGAAGCTCCAACGGTTCACCCGGACATGAATCTGCAAATGGTCGAGCTGGACAATATGCGTTTGACTCGCAGACCAGGGAACCTTCGTGCGGACTTCGATATCCGCAATCTTTCCAACGATCTCATTTCCGGATCTATCTCCATATCCTTCATCAGCAAGGACGACCACACCTTTCCGGCCCTGGGCAACGAGGAAATCCCCCGGTTCAGCATCCGCAATTTCCGCCCCGTTTCCACGCGCCTGCACTTACCTCCGGAATTAAATCTGGACGATGTGTCCCGGGTTCAGTTCGTGGTCACGGGCTCCGATGGCACGGATGTTCTGGTCAAAACGTATCCAATAGACCGAAATTAA
- the cydB gene encoding cytochrome d ubiquinol oxidase subunit II produces MLEITWFILWGVLWAVYFALDGYDLGMGTLMPFLAKDERDRRIMYNAAGPFWDGNQVWLITAGGVTFAAFPATYAALFSGLYTALMLLLFALILRGVSFEFRRKVDSERWRKVWDFCHVAGSFLPALLLGVAFANIFQGIPLNAQGINEGGLLDLLNPYGLLGGVLFVLMFSLHGSLWLGVKSEGPIADRAAAMAEKLWLALMVVVVLFLVMTAFATSLFDNYLNNPLLFVVLLLAVVGLVQARVFLGKRSMLMAWGASAVSIISVTLFGVIGLFPALLPSSLDPAYSMTIANSASSQLTLKIMLGVVLVFVPLVIAYQAWLHITFGHKITDADLEYEEAY; encoded by the coding sequence ATGTTGGAAATCACGTGGTTTATATTGTGGGGTGTACTCTGGGCGGTCTATTTCGCCCTGGACGGATACGACCTGGGGATGGGCACGCTGATGCCCTTTCTGGCCAAGGATGAGCGGGATCGACGGATCATGTACAATGCCGCCGGCCCATTTTGGGATGGCAACCAGGTTTGGTTGATCACCGCGGGCGGGGTCACCTTCGCGGCCTTTCCGGCCACGTACGCCGCCTTGTTTAGCGGCCTGTACACCGCTTTGATGCTCTTGTTGTTCGCCCTGATCCTGCGCGGAGTGTCCTTCGAGTTCCGGCGTAAGGTGGATAGCGAACGCTGGCGCAAAGTCTGGGATTTCTGCCACGTAGCGGGCAGCTTTTTGCCGGCCCTGCTGCTGGGTGTGGCGTTCGCGAACATTTTCCAGGGCATTCCGCTCAACGCCCAGGGGATCAATGAAGGTGGGCTGCTGGATCTGCTCAACCCCTACGGGTTGCTGGGGGGCGTCTTATTCGTGCTGATGTTCTCCCTGCACGGGAGTTTATGGCTGGGCGTCAAGTCCGAAGGGCCCATCGCGGACCGGGCCGCGGCCATGGCCGAGAAGCTGTGGCTGGCCCTGATGGTCGTGGTGGTCCTTTTCTTGGTGATGACCGCCTTCGCCACCAGTCTTTTCGATAACTACCTGAACAACCCTCTCTTGTTCGTCGTGCTGCTCCTGGCCGTGGTCGGACTGGTCCAGGCCCGCGTCTTCCTGGGCAAGCGGTCCATGCTTATGGCCTGGGGGGCTTCGGCGGTGAGCATCATCAGCGTGACCCTCTTCGGAGTGATCGGCCTGTTTCCGGCGCTTTTGCCCTCCAGCCTGGATCCGGCCTACAGCATGACCATCGCAAACTCCGCGTCGAGCCAACTGACTCTGAAGATCATGCTGGGCGTGGTCCTGGTGTTCGTGCCTCTGGTCATCGCCTACCAGGCGTGGCTGCACATCACCTTTGGACACAAGATCACGGATGCGGATCTGGAGTACGAGGAAGCCTACTGA
- a CDS encoding RrF2 family transcriptional regulator, with translation MMLTKAGEYAVRCMIYLTTAGTGSVVARRDISEAMDIPGPFLAKIAQELARAGLIQIVQGARGGYRLLRAPEEVTLLDVVEAVEGEIFLNECIFRPNGCGRSDFCGVHQVWQKARAGLRQTLSVPLSELKGNC, from the coding sequence ATGATGTTGACCAAGGCCGGAGAGTACGCTGTGCGCTGCATGATCTACCTGACCACGGCCGGCACAGGGAGTGTTGTAGCCCGGCGGGATATTTCCGAGGCCATGGATATCCCGGGCCCGTTTCTGGCTAAGATTGCCCAGGAATTGGCTCGGGCCGGATTGATTCAGATCGTTCAGGGCGCGCGAGGTGGCTATAGGCTGCTCAGGGCTCCGGAGGAAGTGACGCTGCTGGACGTGGTTGAGGCGGTTGAAGGGGAAATTTTTTTGAACGAGTGCATTTTCCGTCCAAACGGTTGCGGGCGAAGCGATTTTTGCGGCGTGCATCAGGTCTGGCAGAAGGCCAGGGCGGGCCTGCGGCAGACATTGAGCGTACCGCTGTCCGAATTGAAGGGCAATTGCTGA
- a CDS encoding cytochrome ubiquinol oxidase subunit I, with protein MDVLLLSRLQFAFTTFVHFIFVPLTLGLSLLVAYMEFKWVRTGDEVYKRMAKFWGKLFLINFALGVVTGIALEFQFGTNWARYSAYVGDIFGSLLAIEATLAFFLESTFLAVWIFGWNRLSPKLHNASIWLVALAANLSAFWILMANGWMQNPTGFVLRGDRAELESFAALVTNPFAWQQFFHVLFSAYVLSGFFVLGISAWHLARGSNVDFFKRSFQIAAPFTLVFALALVVQGHHHGSTVAKYQPAKLAAMESHWDTMTQAPQYLFVIPDPANERNLVEILPVPGGLSMLAYHSFDAEVKGLRDFPEEDRPPVLLTFASFRTMVGLGFLFPALAAWVWIRRKNPESSPRLLRILPWVIPLPYMAIQLGWIVAEVGRQPWIVNGIMRTEDAVSAGISLGQVGFSLILFGLIYGLLVAVDVYLLMYHGRKGPKSSGGNKIAAAESESGFSARPEGASA; from the coding sequence ATGGACGTATTGTTGTTGTCGCGACTGCAGTTCGCCTTCACAACCTTTGTGCACTTCATCTTCGTGCCGTTGACCCTGGGGTTGTCGCTCCTGGTGGCGTACATGGAGTTCAAGTGGGTGCGCACCGGGGACGAGGTGTACAAGCGGATGGCCAAGTTTTGGGGGAAACTCTTTCTGATCAACTTTGCGTTGGGCGTGGTCACGGGAATCGCCCTGGAGTTTCAGTTCGGGACTAACTGGGCGCGCTATTCCGCCTATGTCGGAGACATTTTCGGCTCCTTGCTGGCCATTGAGGCTACTTTGGCCTTCTTCCTGGAGTCCACGTTCCTGGCGGTCTGGATTTTCGGCTGGAATCGGCTGTCCCCCAAGCTGCACAACGCCAGCATCTGGCTGGTGGCCTTGGCGGCCAATCTGTCGGCGTTCTGGATTCTGATGGCCAACGGCTGGATGCAGAATCCCACGGGATTCGTGCTGCGCGGCGACCGCGCCGAACTGGAGAGCTTCGCGGCCCTGGTAACCAACCCCTTCGCTTGGCAACAGTTTTTTCATGTCCTTTTTTCAGCGTATGTACTCAGCGGGTTTTTTGTTCTGGGCATTTCGGCCTGGCATCTGGCTCGGGGCAGCAACGTGGATTTTTTCAAGCGTTCTTTTCAAATCGCCGCTCCGTTTACCCTGGTCTTCGCCCTGGCTCTGGTGGTGCAGGGGCACCACCACGGCTCCACCGTGGCCAAGTATCAACCTGCCAAGCTTGCGGCCATGGAGTCCCACTGGGACACCATGACCCAGGCTCCCCAGTATCTGTTCGTGATTCCGGATCCGGCCAACGAGCGCAATCTGGTTGAAATTTTGCCTGTTCCCGGCGGTTTGTCCATGCTGGCCTATCATTCGTTCGACGCGGAAGTGAAGGGGTTGAGGGACTTTCCCGAGGAAGACCGTCCGCCGGTACTGCTGACCTTCGCCTCCTTCCGGACCATGGTCGGACTGGGGTTTCTCTTTCCGGCACTGGCTGCGTGGGTCTGGATCCGCCGCAAGAACCCTGAGTCATCCCCCAGACTGCTGCGTATTCTGCCCTGGGTGATCCCTTTGCCTTACATGGCCATCCAACTGGGTTGGATCGTGGCCGAGGTGGGGCGTCAGCCCTGGATCGTGAACGGGATCATGCGCACTGAGGACGCCGTTTCCGCAGGCATAAGCCTTGGCCAAGTCGGTTTTTCGCTCATTCTTTTTGGCTTGATTTACGGATTACTGGTGGCGGTGGATGTCTACCTCTTGATGTATCATGGACGAAAGGGCCCCAAGTCCTCCGGGGGCAATAAGATCGCGGCGGCTGAATCCGAGTCCGGCTTTTCCGCGCGTCCCGAGGGAGCCTCGGCCTGA